Below is a window of Quercus robur chromosome 6, dhQueRobu3.1, whole genome shotgun sequence DNA.
ATTGGAAagtcttttatctttttctctcttccactCTCATTCGCAATCCTTCATTTATTTCTTCCTCTTTAATttctctatcaatttttttttttttatagaaaaatatcCTCTTATGAGTGTTAGGTTTTAGCATCCATTATTTTACATGAAAAGTTTCCTTAAGACGATTGTTACAAAAAACTTTGGTGAATTCTATTCACATATCCTAAGGTTTAGACTAATCTCAACtaggtcaatttttttttttttaatagagaaaaataacTAATCgaataagttttgaaaaatcttaaACCTAATTGACATTAATTCAAATCTCATGATATGTTAAcgaaattttaccaaaaaaattaattattttttcttttcctatgaaaaaaattcgaaattatattttctaaactaataTCTTTAAAGTATTTGTTAATCTTTCCTACTTTACATCAATACCTATAATTAGGAGTGTTTACCAAACTACACAAACTATAAAAGCCACACCATAACTGCCCGCAAAATAGCATAATTGCACCGCACCGCACTGCAAAGCGCAGTGCAATTTGctgttttataataataaaaccgcacaaaccgcaccctctctatatattaacatatttattttttaatattaaatatattattaataatttaataaccctagttttaaaaaaaaaaaagtttaataatcATAGCAAGCATTAATTAGAAAAGTCagatcaaaataaagaaaaactagctcaatagtttaaaacttgaccaaaaaaaaaatcagttttagGCTAGGCAAGAAagccaaaaatttgaaaaatatgttgACTTCAAAATGCATCTTATACACCACatatgtgaccgcaaaaataaAGTGCAATGtggttatgattttggctaaATTCTAAATcacaccacaccacaccacacTGCACCGTACTACACCGCACATATGACCACAAAAATGAGGTATGGTGCGGTTATAGTTTTGGCTAACCTACTACAAAATGTGATACTAAAAATTGCCCAAAAAGGCACCATACCCTAAACACCCCTACCACAAtattaataccaaaaaaaaaaaaaaaaatccacatttttaaaaataaaaaactagatgtataaaaaaaataaaattattaaaaaaaattgaggaagtTAGAGTATCATtaccctttctttctttttcacagTTTTGCATGTCGTTCAAGAAATTCAATAAATTTGTCTACATATCGATACTGTAGGTCCGTGTCTCCAAATATGGTAGTCATTTCCTTAGCTTTGTCCCGGTAAGTCTTTCCCTCCTCTTCCCTCATAACCAACGTTATTGTCTCAGCTATGGAGTCCCTGGTAAATGACCCATCTTCCTCATTTCTAGGAACTTCAACTCCTACCAGCTTCTCTCCTAAAAACCTTGCGATTGGCCCTTGGTCCAACAAGAAGGGCAACATAATAAGTGCCCGTCCGAATTGTAAAGCCTCTGCAACTGAACTCCAACCACAGTGAGTCAAGAATCCCCCAACCGACTCGTGAGCTAATATTCTTAACTGAGGTGCCCAACTTGTCCAAACAACCCCCCGACCTTTTGCTCTTTCCTCGAACCCTTCAGGTAGCTGAACCGAGTCCCCACTGGCCGAGTCACTTTGCTTCCTTAGAGCCCAAAAGAATGGCAACCCTGATTGCTCTAGCCCATGTGCCAACTCGGTGAGATCTTCTTGACTAGGTTGAACTTCACTTCCGAGTGCTATATAAACCACTGACCCTTTCTCTTGCTTGTCTAACCACTCAACAATTGAATACCAAGTGCTATTACCTTCACTGTCACTGCTCTCTTGGGCCGAGGTTGGCAATAAGCCCACAGGAATTACAGGAATGTCATGAAGCTCTCCAAGGAGCTTCACCCATTCATTTTCGATCTCCATGCAAGTTTTGACAGCCAAGACTTTGGTGCCTGATAACGCGGTCATGAAACGAAATGAGTCAGAAACACGGGAAGAATTTTCTTCGAAGGATTCGAAGATTTTC
It encodes the following:
- the LOC126733052 gene encoding putative UDP-rhamnose:rhamnosyltransferase 1, encoding MNSMAERKKLHIAMFPWLAFGHIIPFLELSKLIAQKGHRISFISTPRNIDRLPSIPPHLTPLITLVKLPLPRVENLPENAEATMDVPHHIIPYLKLAHDGLEEPLSHFLESSAPDWIIHDFAPHWLPPIATKLGISRVFFSIFKASSVCLLGPTNQDAHDPPTELQHLLVPPKWVSFPTKIVFRLYEAKKIFESFEENSSRVSDSFRFMTALSGTKVLAVKTCMEIENEWVKLLGELHDIPVIPVGLLPTSAQESSDSEGNSTWYSIVEWLDKQEKGSVVYIALGSEVQPSQEDLTELAHGLEQSGLPFFWALRKQSDSASGDSVQLPEGFEERAKGRGVVWTSWAPQLRILAHESVGGFLTHCGWSSVAEALQFGRALIMLPFLLDQGPIARFLGEKLVGVEVPRNEEDGSFTRDSIAETITLVMREEEGKTYRDKAKEMTTIFGDTDLQYRYVDKFIEFLERHAKL